Proteins from a genomic interval of Bacteroidota bacterium:
- a CDS encoding amidophosphoribosyltransferase yields MSDPIKHECGIALIRLLRPLEYYAEKYGTVNYALNKLYLLMEKQHNRGQDGAGAAVIKLDPHPGSHFINRVRSSTNQPIADIFTEIFSSFPDGRKPLDNPVAEADWYKRNNPFIGEVLLGHLRYGTYGKNNDSACHPFIRENNWMTRNLVLAGNFNMTNVDDQFNMLIHLGQHPRERSDTITVMEKIGHFLDDEVQKIFDRYKDQGYGNKEITDFIAKELSVRRILSRSAKDFDGGYAIIGAFGHGDAFVLRDPNGIRPAYYYYDDEMVVVASERPAIQTTFNVPFEKIEEVRPGHALVIKKDGRVKHDLVREPGEKKSCSFERIYFSRGTDKEIYSERKKLGELLTPAILKAIDYDFDNTVFSFIPNTAEVAFYGLMKGVEDYLNKYKREKISAEKNISPEELKRLLDLRPRVEKIAVKDVKARTFITDDKSRDEMVSHVYDITYGSIVSGKDTLVVMDDSIVRGTTLQKSILSILDRLNPKKIIVVSSAPQIRYPDCYGIDMSRMKDFVAFRALMALLIDRALETQVQEVYELCKMANAKPADEVKNCLKGLYDLFSATEISNKIAEIVRPQHIFADVEIIYQTIEDLHLACPDNLGDWYFTGNYPTPGGNRVANQAFINYVDGKNDRAY; encoded by the coding sequence ATGAGCGATCCTATTAAACACGAGTGCGGTATTGCACTCATTCGTCTGCTCAGACCCCTTGAATATTATGCCGAAAAATACGGCACCGTTAACTATGCGCTGAATAAGCTGTATTTGTTGATGGAAAAGCAGCACAATCGTGGGCAAGATGGAGCCGGTGCTGCGGTTATCAAGCTGGATCCACATCCGGGTAGTCATTTTATCAATCGGGTGCGCAGCAGCACGAACCAGCCTATTGCAGATATTTTTACGGAGATATTTTCTTCCTTCCCAGATGGACGGAAACCTCTGGACAATCCGGTTGCAGAGGCAGACTGGTATAAAAGAAACAATCCTTTCATAGGTGAGGTGCTTCTCGGACATTTGCGCTATGGCACCTACGGAAAAAACAATGACAGTGCTTGTCATCCTTTCATTCGTGAAAACAACTGGATGACCAGGAACCTTGTATTGGCTGGCAACTTCAACATGACTAATGTAGATGACCAATTTAACATGCTCATCCATCTTGGTCAGCATCCAAGAGAAAGAAGTGATACGATTACCGTCATGGAAAAAATTGGACATTTTTTGGATGATGAAGTTCAGAAGATTTTTGATCGCTATAAAGATCAAGGCTATGGCAACAAGGAAATCACTGATTTTATTGCTAAGGAGTTAAGCGTTCGGCGTATTTTGTCGCGCTCTGCCAAAGATTTTGATGGCGGATATGCCATTATAGGAGCTTTTGGTCACGGTGATGCTTTTGTGCTGCGCGATCCGAATGGAATTCGTCCCGCATACTATTATTATGATGACGAGATGGTGGTGGTAGCTTCAGAACGGCCAGCGATACAAACCACTTTTAATGTTCCCTTTGAGAAAATTGAGGAGGTTAGGCCGGGTCATGCATTGGTCATTAAAAAGGATGGCAGAGTGAAGCATGATTTAGTCCGCGAACCGGGTGAAAAAAAATCATGCAGTTTCGAACGAATCTATTTCAGCCGGGGGACGGATAAAGAAATATATAGTGAAAGAAAGAAGTTGGGAGAATTATTGACTCCAGCAATCCTGAAGGCAATTGATTATGATTTTGACAATACCGTCTTTTCATTTATTCCCAATACTGCCGAAGTGGCGTTCTATGGATTGATGAAAGGAGTCGAGGATTATTTGAATAAGTATAAGCGTGAGAAAATAAGCGCCGAAAAAAATATTTCCCCGGAAGAATTAAAACGGCTACTCGATTTACGGCCACGCGTCGAAAAAATAGCGGTGAAAGATGTCAAGGCAAGGACATTCATTACGGATGATAAGTCTCGCGATGAAATGGTCAGCCACGTTTATGATATTACTTATGGGTCTATCGTTTCAGGAAAAGACACCTTGGTGGTGATGGATGATTCCATCGTTCGAGGAACGACTCTTCAAAAGAGTATTCTTTCTATTCTTGATCGGCTGAATCCGAAAAAAATTATTGTTGTTTCTTCTGCGCCGCAGATACGTTATCCTGACTGTTATGGAATTGATATGAGTCGCATGAAAGATTTCGTCGCCTTTCGAGCCCTGATGGCCTTGTTAATAGACCGAGCCTTGGAAACCCAAGTTCAGGAGGTATATGAATTATGTAAAATGGCAAACGCAAAGCCGGCTGATGAAGTAAAAAACTGCTTAAAGGGACTATATGACCTCTTTTCGGCTACAGAAATTTCAAATAAGATAGCTGAAATCGTTCGTCCACAGCACATTTTTGCTGATGTAGAGATTATATATCAAACGATTGAAGACCTGCATTTGGCTTGTCCCGATAATTTGGGCGACTGGTATTTTACCGGAAATTATCCAACCCCTGGTGGAAACCGAGTGGCCAACCAAGCATTTATTAACTATGTGGATGGAAAAAATGATCGGGCTTATTAG
- a CDS encoding OmpA family protein codes for MDSTKIQTGENRKDTLKNAVVTRYEVAKADTSFRDTTLQEKKKKLHDPQNQMQFMQSDLESKKYNFYKRKEISTPLMPRYDTDSAAFQRGKKRGKQQQSYRNSQYYFPAKPKDAWEIGVNFGAAFVSGNVSPKLSPFSPFDNIGAGFTIRKAVGYVFSVRLQYLFQRSTGRNWRPDATLRFNRVLNPLQQGPGTNNTVRDSIGPSYYNNPKLDATRTSRGIRMNGFFFFNYRTYVHDVSLQAIVNIGNINFHRERNIINIYLLGGVDGYFYRTRYDALDENGQAYDFSPVMELQQTPANSPWVNASRKDRRKEAYIRLNQILDGKYETDAEQDDNLVGIKKWHFVPAFTVGAGIMFHATKWFTIGLEERVILSQSSRLLDGYRWEQDEHSSLTSHYDNISYTSLNFNFHIGLKKRTEPLYWLNPIQYSYKKIGDMNPEAIAEALFKDDDGDGVPNMLDKEPNTKKDCPVDTHGVALDSDKDGIIDCEDKEPYSPPGYPIDSVGVAIVPSCCDEVNQGNSYKTGPEGELVHGNNIQETDSTGAVIQQKGNTIRETAVDAGERVDKRKGAAPRLGAGTGTSTGTGIDCAKVALPYISFDDDKFNIDPSYENKLQQIAERMLLCPDIRLVVTGFNESRNDPKFNEQLSWNRANAAVDYLVEKYGISRDRFILKYRGGKKAASSPAERKATNKVDFRYANDGESGSSNPPAPHPGLKAGSSDK; via the coding sequence GTGGATTCCACAAAAATTCAGACAGGAGAGAACCGCAAAGACACGTTGAAAAACGCGGTGGTGACTAGATATGAGGTAGCAAAGGCAGACACCTCTTTTAGGGATACAACTTTGCAAGAGAAAAAAAAGAAGCTACATGATCCTCAAAACCAGATGCAGTTTATGCAGTCTGACTTGGAATCAAAAAAATATAATTTCTACAAGCGAAAAGAAATTTCTACACCCCTCATGCCGCGTTATGATACGGATTCGGCGGCCTTTCAGCGGGGGAAGAAAAGAGGAAAGCAACAACAATCTTATAGAAACAGTCAATACTATTTCCCGGCAAAACCTAAAGATGCTTGGGAGATTGGGGTGAATTTCGGAGCCGCTTTTGTCAGTGGAAACGTAAGTCCTAAACTTTCTCCTTTTAGTCCCTTTGATAATATCGGAGCAGGATTTACCATTCGAAAGGCAGTTGGTTATGTATTTTCCGTCCGTTTGCAGTATCTCTTTCAGCGTAGTACAGGTAGAAACTGGAGACCCGATGCCACTCTACGGTTTAATAGGGTGTTGAATCCGCTACAGCAAGGGCCCGGAACCAATAATACTGTTCGCGACTCTATAGGACCGAGCTACTATAACAATCCAAAATTAGATGCTACCCGGACATCGAGGGGCATACGGATGAACGGTTTTTTCTTCTTTAACTACCGGACCTACGTCCATGATGTTTCCCTGCAAGCGATTGTCAACATCGGCAATATCAACTTTCACCGAGAGAGAAATATTATCAATATCTACTTGTTAGGCGGGGTGGATGGTTACTTTTATCGAACCCGGTATGATGCCTTAGATGAAAACGGCCAAGCTTATGATTTTTCGCCAGTGATGGAACTTCAACAGACCCCAGCGAATAGTCCTTGGGTAAATGCCTCTAGGAAGGATAGAAGAAAAGAAGCTTACATCAGGCTGAACCAAATTTTGGATGGGAAATACGAAACGGATGCCGAACAAGATGACAATCTGGTCGGCATTAAAAAATGGCATTTTGTACCGGCATTTACCGTTGGTGCAGGAATAATGTTCCACGCTACTAAATGGTTCACTATTGGCTTAGAGGAACGGGTTATTCTTAGCCAAAGCAGCCGACTTTTGGATGGCTACCGTTGGGAGCAGGATGAGCACTCCTCACTAACATCCCACTATGATAATATCTCTTATACCTCGTTGAATTTTAACTTCCATATAGGATTGAAGAAGAGAACAGAGCCGCTTTATTGGCTCAATCCGATTCAATATTCTTACAAGAAGATTGGAGATATGAATCCAGAAGCGATTGCAGAAGCCTTGTTTAAGGATGATGATGGAGATGGGGTTCCAAACATGCTTGACAAAGAGCCTAATACGAAAAAAGATTGTCCGGTTGATACACATGGTGTAGCTTTAGACAGCGATAAAGATGGCATCATTGATTGTGAAGATAAGGAGCCTTATTCGCCGCCGGGATATCCGATTGATTCGGTAGGTGTTGCGATAGTTCCAAGTTGTTGTGATGAAGTTAATCAGGGCAATAGTTATAAGACAGGACCAGAGGGGGAACTTGTTCATGGTAATAATATTCAGGAAACGGATTCGACAGGAGCAGTAATTCAACAAAAGGGCAATACCATCCGAGAAACTGCGGTAGATGCGGGTGAGCGGGTGGATAAGAGAAAAGGCGCTGCTCCTCGTCTAGGTGCTGGCACTGGTACCAGTACTGGTACTGGAATTGATTGTGCCAAAGTTGCGTTGCCTTACATCTCTTTTGATGATGATAAGTTCAATATAGATCCGAGTTATGAAAATAAACTACAGCAAATAGCCGAAAGGATGTTGCTCTGTCCGGATATTAGGTTAGTGGTTACCGGATTTAATGAATCGAGAAACGATCCCAAATTTAACGAACAATTAAGTTGGAATCGGGCCAACGCCGCAGTAGATTATCTTGTAGAAAAATACGGCATCTCTCGTGACCGATTCATTTTAAAATATCGCGGCGGGAAAAAGGCCGCAAGTTCACCTGCCGAGCGTAAGGCAACCAACAAGGTGGACTTCCGCTACGCCAACGATGGGGAGAGTGGTAGCAGCAATCCTCCTGCACCACATCCCGGACTCAAAGCAGGATCATCTGATAAATAA
- a CDS encoding DUF177 domain-containing protein — protein sequence MKGLREFEIAFVGLRIGNHQFSFDIDKRFFSFFAESPVQDCKVKVKLELEKKETFFVLNFFIDGTVRTECDLCLEPFDKQVFGDFTCYVKFSESALDLKDEDEVIFIPPDETILDVSHLVYEYIILCLPIQKKGCQNPGEEPQCNKEVLKYIINEKIGQERKEEKDVDPRWAALKNLKN from the coding sequence GTGAAAGGACTAAGAGAATTTGAAATAGCCTTTGTCGGTTTGAGGATTGGCAATCATCAATTCAGTTTTGATATTGACAAAAGGTTCTTCAGTTTTTTCGCCGAATCGCCTGTACAGGATTGTAAGGTGAAGGTAAAACTGGAGTTGGAGAAAAAGGAAACGTTCTTTGTTTTGAATTTTTTCATTGATGGCACTGTCCGTACCGAGTGCGACCTGTGCTTAGAGCCATTCGACAAGCAAGTTTTTGGCGACTTTACTTGTTATGTGAAATTCAGCGAGAGCGCTTTGGATTTGAAAGATGAAGATGAAGTGATATTCATTCCACCGGATGAAACCATTCTCGATGTTTCACACTTGGTGTATGAGTACATTATTCTTTGCCTTCCCATTCAAAAGAAGGGCTGCCAGAATCCGGGAGAAGAGCCTCAATGTAATAAGGAGGTATTGAAATATATCATCAACGAAAAAATTGGACAAGAGAGAAAAGAAGAAAAAGATGTTGACCCCAGATGGGCAGCACTTAAAAATTTGAAGAACTAA
- the rpmF gene encoding 50S ribosomal protein L32 has translation MPHPKHRLSKQRRDKRRTHYKAEAPTTSVDQTTGETHLMHRAHWSEDKLVYRGKTVLEKTKK, from the coding sequence ATGCCACATCCTAAACATAGACTCTCTAAACAGAGAAGAGACAAAAGAAGAACTCATTACAAAGCCGAAGCTCCTACTACCAGCGTAGATCAGACCACGGGCGAAACACACCTGATGCACCGGGCTCATTGGAGCGAAGATAAACTGGTTTATCGCGGTAAGACCGTTTTAGAGAAAACCAAGAAGTAG
- a CDS encoding MATE family efflux transporter, whose translation MLLSEIYRNKAREALRLALPIIIGQLGQVLMGFFDIIQIGGLGQEYIAGGGFANSIYWMTNLLGMGILFAISTLVSEVYGEKQNWKAMAVYRSGIKVALVLSVLFTGAMMLITTNIHWFGQDKVVDQIATRYLNIVNYSTIFVFLFTACKQLLDGMGRTKVGMVVTIGGLILNVFLNWIFIYGNLGVPRLEIEGAAIATTISRVLMVIAFLSFIQWDKQLGQLRNEYKETVAEGISYIRMILKIGIPAGLQFFWEVAAFGGAQIMSGWLGVKYEAAHLIAIGLASITFMILTGISAAGSILAGFAYGARNREEIRIAGNTAFMLTIAIEILFAILFLSGARFLPTLYTDDTEVIALASSMLLFAAFFQISDGLQAVAAGVLRGVQDVKIPAVIAFVSYWMIMLPTCYLLTFTFGLGLKGIWIGFIVGLSVTAVMQISRFKWMVPRIKFEEV comes from the coding sequence ATGTTACTATCAGAAATCTATAGAAATAAAGCCCGCGAGGCTTTACGCTTGGCCTTACCGATTATTATCGGACAATTAGGGCAGGTGTTAATGGGCTTCTTTGACATTATCCAAATAGGAGGACTGGGACAGGAGTATATCGCCGGGGGAGGTTTTGCCAATAGTATTTATTGGATGACGAACCTGCTTGGCATGGGAATTTTATTTGCAATCTCTACTTTGGTGTCAGAGGTATATGGAGAAAAGCAAAACTGGAAAGCGATGGCGGTTTACCGATCCGGTATAAAAGTAGCACTGGTACTATCTGTCCTATTTACAGGTGCTATGATGCTCATCACAACCAATATTCATTGGTTTGGTCAGGATAAAGTGGTAGATCAAATAGCAACCCGTTATTTAAACATCGTTAACTACTCCACCATTTTTGTATTTCTTTTCACAGCCTGCAAGCAACTGCTGGATGGCATGGGCAGAACAAAAGTGGGAATGGTGGTCACTATTGGCGGCCTGATACTCAATGTGTTCTTAAACTGGATATTTATTTACGGAAACCTAGGTGTGCCCCGATTAGAAATTGAAGGCGCTGCAATTGCTACCACAATTTCAAGGGTTCTGATGGTGATTGCTTTTTTATCCTTTATTCAATGGGATAAACAACTTGGCCAATTAAGAAACGAATACAAGGAAACCGTGGCTGAAGGAATCAGTTACATCCGTATGATTTTAAAAATAGGGATTCCAGCAGGGTTACAATTCTTTTGGGAAGTGGCCGCTTTTGGCGGTGCTCAAATTATGAGCGGCTGGCTTGGTGTGAAATATGAAGCCGCTCACCTAATTGCTATAGGTTTGGCATCAATAACTTTTATGATTTTAACCGGTATTTCTGCGGCGGGCAGTATTCTGGCCGGTTTTGCCTATGGTGCCCGGAACAGAGAAGAAATTCGTATTGCGGGTAACACCGCTTTTATGCTGACTATAGCAATAGAAATCCTATTTGCTATCCTGTTTTTATCAGGTGCCCGCTTTCTGCCAACTTTATATACGGACGATACGGAAGTAATAGCTCTCGCATCTTCCATGCTCCTTTTTGCGGCGTTTTTTCAAATCAGTGACGGTTTACAAGCAGTGGCAGCCGGAGTGCTGCGAGGGGTACAGGATGTAAAGATTCCGGCAGTTATAGCCTTTGTTTCTTATTGGATGATTATGCTGCCTACTTGCTATTTGCTGACCTTTACATTTGGGTTAGGCTTAAAGGGAATCTGGATCGGGTTCATTGTCGGTTTGAGTGTCACTGCTGTGATGCAGATTTCAAGATTCAAATGGATGGTACCCAGAATAAAATTTGAGGAAGTATAA
- a CDS encoding transglycosylase domain-containing protein yields MRKKIYLGLWAMFLVGVSTIILLFYLIANGKMGYMPTFEDLENPNNSLATEVITTDQKIIGKFYLENRSNVAYENLNSNLKNALLATEDIRYFSHTGVDFRALLRVIKGLFTGESQGGGSTITQQLAKNLFPRERLNKIQLAFRKFKEWIIAVKLERAYTKEEIMAMYFNTVPFSDNAYGVKSAAHVYFGKAVDSLQIEEAAVLVGMLKAPSYFNPRSHTETSRQRRNVVIDQMCTYRFITKEQRDSLFKLPIKLDFHADTQVEGIAPYFREYLRLWMKNWCETHSKPDGSKYSLYKDGLKIYTTLDSRLQTYAEEAQREHLSEVQKLFFEHWKGKDPWKDFPTEWKAMYQHHPRYVELKKEGKTEAEIDREMNKPEMRKIFSYDGGEKDTLISIYDSIRYHRMILQNGFLAVDPESGFVRAWVGGVNYKYFQYDHVNINTKRQIGSTFKPFVYTVAIRDKGYSPCFRVPNQPVTFEKGDPKFNLIQNWTPRNSDGKYGGTLSLKQALANSVNVVTAYLMHEIGPEAVIRLVQTMGIKSEIPVQPSICLGTPDISLFEMVGAYTTYANSGTHVEPMFVTRIEDKNGNVLQDFVANKNEALDEQTTYVMVELLRNVVLGGTGVRLRYRYKLMNDIFGKTGTTQNYSDGWFIGCTPDLIAGSWTGCDDRYIRFRSMQYGQGASTALPIWAKFFQKVYADSLNFHQEINPEHRFQPPVEKMTIELDCSKFSGGSSGRVKGSEYE; encoded by the coding sequence GTGCGCAAAAAAATCTATTTAGGTCTCTGGGCTATGTTTTTAGTGGGTGTTTCTACTATCATCCTACTGTTTTACCTCATAGCAAATGGGAAGATGGGCTATATGCCCACCTTTGAAGATCTTGAAAATCCAAACAATAGCTTGGCTACCGAGGTCATCACCACCGATCAGAAAATCATCGGAAAATTTTATCTTGAGAACCGGAGCAATGTTGCCTACGAAAACCTCAATTCCAATTTAAAAAATGCTCTTCTGGCAACAGAAGACATTCGGTATTTCAGTCATACTGGAGTAGATTTCAGGGCGTTACTCCGCGTCATCAAAGGTCTGTTTACCGGTGAAAGCCAGGGAGGAGGCAGCACAATCACACAACAATTAGCCAAGAATCTATTTCCCCGTGAGCGGTTAAATAAAATTCAACTAGCATTTCGAAAATTTAAGGAGTGGATTATAGCCGTCAAGTTAGAACGTGCTTATACAAAGGAGGAAATCATGGCCATGTATTTCAACACCGTTCCTTTTAGCGACAATGCCTATGGGGTGAAATCTGCAGCTCATGTGTACTTTGGCAAAGCAGTAGATTCTCTTCAGATAGAAGAAGCCGCTGTATTGGTAGGTATGCTGAAAGCTCCCAGCTATTTTAATCCCCGCTCACATACCGAAACCTCAAGGCAGCGGAGAAACGTTGTGATTGACCAGATGTGCACCTACCGGTTTATTACAAAAGAACAAAGAGATTCCCTGTTTAAACTACCTATTAAACTCGATTTTCATGCAGATACTCAGGTGGAGGGAATTGCACCCTACTTCAGAGAATACCTACGACTGTGGATGAAGAACTGGTGCGAAACACATAGCAAACCGGATGGAAGTAAATACAGTTTATATAAAGACGGTTTGAAAATTTACACCACGTTGGATTCGAGGTTACAGACTTATGCAGAAGAAGCTCAACGAGAGCATTTGAGCGAAGTGCAGAAATTATTTTTTGAACATTGGAAAGGCAAAGACCCCTGGAAAGATTTTCCTACGGAATGGAAGGCGATGTATCAGCACCATCCACGTTATGTAGAATTAAAAAAAGAGGGGAAAACAGAAGCTGAGATTGACCGGGAAATGAATAAACCCGAAATGAGAAAAATATTTTCGTACGATGGTGGCGAAAAAGATACGCTCATCAGCATCTATGACTCCATTCGCTACCATCGGATGATTTTACAAAACGGTTTTCTCGCCGTTGATCCCGAATCTGGTTTCGTCCGTGCCTGGGTTGGCGGAGTGAACTACAAATACTTTCAATACGACCATGTCAACATCAATACCAAGCGACAGATTGGTTCTACTTTCAAACCCTTTGTTTACACGGTGGCTATCCGAGATAAAGGATACTCCCCCTGCTTCCGGGTTCCAAACCAGCCCGTCACTTTTGAGAAAGGCGATCCCAAGTTTAACTTGATTCAAAACTGGACGCCGCGCAATAGCGATGGTAAATACGGGGGCACATTAAGTTTAAAGCAAGCGTTAGCCAATTCGGTGAATGTGGTGACGGCTTATTTAATGCATGAAATAGGTCCCGAAGCCGTTATTAGATTGGTGCAAACTATGGGTATAAAAAGTGAGATACCGGTTCAGCCCTCTATCTGTCTCGGCACACCTGATATTTCGCTGTTCGAGATGGTCGGAGCATACACCACCTATGCCAACAGCGGGACCCATGTCGAGCCTATGTTCGTTACGCGCATTGAAGATAAAAACGGGAATGTGCTTCAAGATTTTGTAGCGAATAAAAATGAAGCACTTGATGAGCAGACCACTTACGTGATGGTAGAGCTATTGCGCAACGTTGTGTTGGGTGGAACTGGTGTTCGTTTACGCTATCGCTATAAACTGATGAATGACATTTTCGGCAAGACCGGTACAACCCAAAACTATTCTGATGGTTGGTTCATCGGTTGCACCCCTGATTTAATTGCCGGTTCTTGGACAGGCTGCGATGACCGCTATATCCGCTTCCGAAGTATGCAATATGGGCAAGGGGCTAGCACCGCTTTGCCTATATGGGCTAAGTTTTTCCAAAAAGTTTATGCAGACAGCCTCAATTTCCATCAGGAAATCAATCCTGAACATCGCTTTCAGCCTCCGGTAGAAAAGATGACTATCGAACTGGACTGTAGTAAATTCAGCGGAGGCAGCAGCGGCCGGGTGAAAGGTAGCGAATATGAGTAA
- a CDS encoding SCO family protein: MNLKRNKIIGLILAIAAPVVLTFFFKWYIEKQNLSREQNRPHSPGKMFASGVQETTDFDGEKSVDSVYHSIPNMKFETQSGDSLALDSLRGKIYIADFFFASCPGICPKMNHSLERVQQAFIKDGNFRLVSFTVDPERDTIDVLRRYANEHNAIPGKWYFLRQNRENIFRLASEGFFLTAKEDDGGGPEDFIHSEKLVMVDQQGNIRGYYSGVDSSTVNKLMADVVLLLRESEGRKSFGGGFKNKTKK, encoded by the coding sequence ATGAATTTAAAAAGGAATAAAATTATTGGATTGATATTGGCAATAGCGGCACCGGTCGTCCTCACCTTCTTTTTCAAATGGTATATAGAGAAGCAAAATCTGTCGCGCGAGCAGAATCGGCCACATTCACCGGGCAAGATGTTTGCCTCCGGCGTACAGGAAACCACCGATTTCGATGGAGAAAAGTCGGTAGATTCGGTCTATCACTCCATTCCCAATATGAAATTTGAAACTCAGAGCGGCGATTCACTGGCTTTAGATTCGCTGCGCGGAAAAATTTATATCGCTGATTTCTTCTTCGCCAGTTGTCCCGGCATTTGTCCCAAGATGAACCATAGCCTAGAGCGGGTGCAGCAAGCATTTATTAAGGATGGTAATTTCCGACTAGTATCATTCACGGTAGATCCGGAGCGCGACACGATAGATGTTTTGCGCCGCTATGCCAATGAGCACAATGCTATTCCGGGCAAGTGGTATTTTTTACGCCAGAACCGGGAAAATATTTTCCGATTGGCCAGCGAAGGTTTTTTTCTGACGGCTAAAGAAGATGACGGCGGCGGACCGGAAGATTTTATCCATAGCGAGAAACTGGTGATGGTAGATCAACAGGGTAATATCCGCGGATATTATAGCGGGGTGGACAGTAGCACCGTGAATAAGCTGATGGCGGATGTAGTATTGTTGCTGCGCGAAAGTGAAGGTCGGAAAAGTTTTGGCGGTGGGTTCAAGAACAAAACAAAAAAATAG
- a CDS encoding DUF420 domain-containing protein, whose translation MLGATIKRNDQLAYWLIGIVSVIVFAAVVLLKNNPFSVTLGFDAHIFAKMNAVINSLVSVLLVTGYVLVMKKKYEAHRAAMLGAILLSVLFLVSYIAHHLFAGETKFGGIGAIRYFYFFILITHIVLAGIILPFILYTAYQSLSGQFAKHKKIARITFPIWLYVSITGVLVYLMISPYYQLA comes from the coding sequence ATGTTAGGTGCCACTATTAAAAGAAACGACCAACTGGCCTATTGGTTGATCGGTATTGTATCCGTCATTGTTTTTGCCGCTGTGGTACTTCTGAAAAACAATCCCTTTTCGGTGACTTTAGGTTTTGATGCGCACATTTTTGCAAAGATGAATGCGGTGATTAATTCTCTGGTTTCAGTTCTATTAGTTACCGGATATGTTTTGGTAATGAAAAAGAAATATGAAGCACATAGAGCAGCGATGCTCGGAGCTATCCTTCTCTCAGTTCTCTTTTTGGTTTCCTACATCGCCCATCATCTCTTTGCCGGAGAAACTAAGTTTGGGGGTATCGGAGCTATCCGATATTTCTACTTCTTCATTCTCATCACACATATTGTGTTGGCCGGAATAATCCTCCCTTTTATTCTCTATACCGCTTACCAAAGTTTATCGGGACAGTTTGCGAAGCACAAAAAAATAGCACGCATCACCTTTCCAATCTGGCTCTATGTATCTATCACAGGAGTACTGGTCTATCTGATGATTTCTCCCTATTACCAACTCGCCTAA